The Vibrio pomeroyi genome window below encodes:
- a CDS encoding HU family DNA-binding protein, whose product MNKSQLVEHIATSADISKDQAGSALNALVEGISTTLANGDDVSILGFGSFKVNTRAARTGRNPRTGEEIQISASKTPAFKAGKALKEACNL is encoded by the coding sequence ATGAACAAATCTCAATTAGTTGAACACATCGCGACTTCTGCAGACATCTCAAAAGACCAAGCAGGCTCAGCGCTAAATGCTCTCGTTGAAGGTATTTCAACAACGCTTGCAAACGGTGATGATGTGTCCATCCTTGGATTTGGCAGTTTTAAAGTAAACACTCGTGCTGCACGCACAGGTCGTAACCCACGAACTGGAGAAGAGATTCAAATTTCAGCATCAAAGACGCCAGCATTTAAAGCAGGTAAAGCTTTAAAAGAGGCATGCAACCTTTAA